A window from Nitrospirota bacterium encodes these proteins:
- a CDS encoding aminopeptidase P family N-terminal domain-containing protein, giving the protein MASGHAPFENRKPFLPALRGGASWWCGVKKTEKEFCVDRHRILLSRLEAHDIDAFLITKIENVRYLSGFGG; this is encoded by the coding sequence GTGGCTTCGGGGCATGCCCCCTTCGAGAACAGGAAACCATTCCTCCCCGCCTTGAGAGGTGGGGCTTCTTGGTGGTGCGGGGTGAAGAAGACAGAGAAAGAGTTCTGCGTCGATAGACATCGTATACTGCTAAGCCGTCTTGAAGCACATGATATCGATGCATTCCTTATTACAAAGATAGAAAATGTAAGGTATCTATCAGGATTCGGTGGTT
- the aroQ gene encoding type II 3-dehydroquinate dehydratase, with amino-acid sequence MKRVLVIHGPNLNMLGIRETEIYGNFTLSEINEKITKTAAELGVAIEIIQSNHEGEIVEAVQSAIGKFAAIVINPAAFTHTSIAIRDAIASSGIPVVEVHISNIYKREEFRHRSLIAGVSAGQITGFGLDSYLLGLKAAAGLISR; translated from the coding sequence ATGAAAAGGGTATTGGTAATACATGGTCCTAATCTGAACATGCTTGGTATAAGAGAAACTGAAATATATGGGAATTTTACGCTATCCGAGATAAATGAAAAGATAACTAAAACAGCTGCCGAGCTTGGTGTAGCCATAGAGATTATCCAGTCCAATCATGAGGGTGAGATAGTGGAAGCTGTACAGTCGGCGATTGGTAAATTTGCTGCAATTGTAATCAACCCCGCTGCCTTTACCCATACAAGTATAGCAATCAGAGACGCAATTGCATCCTCAGGCATCCCTGTTGTTGAGGTGCACATCTCAAATATCTATAAGAGGGAGGAATTCAGACATCGTTCATTGATTGCTGGTGTTTCTGCAGGACAGATAACGGGATTCGGTTTAGATAGCTATCTCTTAGGGTTAAAGGCTGCAGCAGGGCTTATCTCGAGGTGA
- a CDS encoding tetratricopeptide repeat protein, whose amino-acid sequence MQEKDKPFVPSIELVTETMAEIYTAQGLYKEALEIYKRILAQNPENKVIRHKLEEVYHLMGMQKESGGTGREQAIKKLEDFLKRIRERKEAYEKGIGNTWS is encoded by the coding sequence ATGCAAGAAAAAGATAAACCATTCGTTCCTTCAATCGAACTTGTTACAGAAACTATGGCTGAGATTTATACTGCACAGGGACTTTACAAAGAGGCATTAGAGATATACAAAAGGATACTTGCCCAGAATCCTGAGAATAAAGTTATACGCCATAAACTTGAGGAGGTTTATCACTTGATGGGGATGCAAAAAGAGAGTGGAGGTACTGGACGAGAACAGGCAATTAAAAAGTTAGAAGACTTTCTTAAAAGGATTAGAGAGAGAAAGGAAGCGTATGAAAAGGGTATTGGTAATACATGGTCCTAA